CCGGTCTCCAAAACCGGCGGTTGGGGGTTCGATTCCCTCCGGGCCTGTTGCTGAGTATGGTGTATCAGCGTCGGGTGTAGGGCGGGCGCCGAAGGGCGTTCGGTAGCAAGGATAGTTCCGCCGTGGCCTCGCGCCTCGGTAGAGCGCTCGGAAACTGGAGTGATCGCGACCAGCGATCACGACTGGAAATGAAAGATCCGCCGTGGCTTCCCGCCGCAGGCGGAACGCCACGGCGGTATCGTCTAGGGGACTAGGACACAGCCCTCTCAAGGCTGGAACACGGGTTCGAATCCCGTTACCGCTACTGAAGATGCTGTTGCAGGACGTAGACTCTGGCTCCATCGTCTATCGGTTAGGACACGACCCTTTCAAGGTTGAGAGACGGGTTCGATTCCCGTTGGAGCTATCAGCTCCCTCTGGAGCTGGCTGATGCAGGTGCAGGTGTTGTTGGGGGCGTAGCTCAGTTTGGTTAGAGCACTCGACTGTCACTCGAGAGGTCGCGGGTTCGAGCCCCGTCGCTCCCGTTGTTCCGCGGATGTTTGGGATGCAGGTGCTGGTGGAGTTTCCGCGAACACAGATGCAGTGCTGCAGGTGTTGTACGCCCTCGTGGTGGAATTGGTAGACACGCTACTTTGAGGTGGTAGTGCTTAACGGCGTCGCGGTTCGAGTCCGCGCGAGGGCACTGTTTACCGCTGGATAGCACGACACGGCACCTCACCGTGAGATCGAACGCCACAGTAGCTCAGTGGTAGAGCACCCGATTCGTAATCGGGCGGTCATCGGTTCAATCCCGATCTGTGGCTCTGGTTGGTTCAGAGCAGATTCATAGCAGCAACATCGAAGCGGCCCCCGATCACTCGGGGGCCGTTTCGCGTTTGCGGCGTATTGGCACCATTGGCACAGCTGTGCACACGCGCTCGACCATGCACATTCCCGACATGGCCACTCCGTCGACGCAATCGCCCGCGAATGCCCCCGTCAATCCCGCGGAGCAAGGCTCGCGCTATCGCTACGTCGTGCTCGCGATGCTCGTACTTGCCTACACGTTCAACTTTCTTGATCGCCAGATCCTCGGCATTCTCAAGGAACCGATCAAGAAGGAGCTCGGGCTCACCGACACACAGCTCGGGCTGATGGGTGGGCTCGCCTTCGCGATGCTCTACTCCACGTTGGCGGTGCCGATTGCGTGGCTCGCCGATCGGGCCAGTCGCACTTGGATCATGACGGCGGCGCTGGGCCTCTGGAGCGCGTTCACGATGGCCTGTGGCTTCGCGACTGGCTTCTGGTCGTTGTTCCTGGCGCGCGTCGGCGTGGGCTTCGGTGAAGCCGGTGGGGTGGCACCGGCCTATTCGCTCGTCAGCGACTACTTCCCGAAGGAGCAGCGCGCCCGGGCGCTCGCTGCGTACTCGTTCGGGATTCCCGTGGGATCCGCGCTCGGCATTCTCTTCGGCGGCCTCATCGCTGCGTCGATCAGCTGGCGCGTGGCGTTCTTCATCGTCGGCGGCGCTGGCGTGCTGTTGGCGCCGATTTTCAAGCTCGTCGTGAAGGATCCGGTGCGCGGTGGGCTCGACGGCGCCACCGCCGCCGCGCCGTCGATCGCGCCACCGTTCTCGAACGTGGTGGCGACCGTGTTGCCGAAGCCGACCTTCTGGCTGCTCGCACTCGGGGCCGCCTGCTCGTCGGTGTGCGGATACGGCGTGGCCTTCTGGCTGCCAAGCTTCTTCATCCGCAGTCTCGGCCTCACCTTGGTGCAGACCTCGTGGTACTACGGCGGGATCAACCTGATCGGTGGCGTGGCCGGCATCTGGCTGGGCGGTGCGTTCGCCGACCGCTTCGCGAAGAAGAACCGCGCCGCGTACGCCCTCACGCCGGCCGTGTGCTTTCTGGTGGCGCTCCCATTTGCCTACGCCGCCATGAACACGACGTCGCTGGTGTGGGCCTTCGTGCTGTTCCTGGTGCCCACTGGTCTCAATCTCGCGTGGCTCGGGCCGGTCATCGGCGCGGTGCAACACCTCGCGCCGGCGAACATGCGCACCACAACCAATTCGCTCTTTTTGTTGATCAACAATCTGCTGGGCATCGCGGTGGGCCTCTGGATCTTCGGCTACCTGTCAGACCTGCTCGCGCCGCGCTACGGCACCGAGTCGATGCGCTACGCGCTCTACTACGGCGCCGGCTTCTACGTGATGGCGTCGCTGCTGCTCTGGTTGGCGTCGCGGCGTCTGGCTGCCGACTGGGTCGAGGCGTAAACGGCGCGACGCCGAGGCCGTGATCGGTCGTTACCTCACCGCGTTCATCGAGCGCAGCACGGGGAAGTACGCCGGTGCCGGCGACTGACCCAGTACGGCGTCGAGCAGGTTCCACCACATGAAGCCGTCGTCGGAGCGCGGGTCCATCAGGATGAACGTCAGGCGCGCCAACGGCTGATCCATCGGAATCACCAGAGAGCCGGCCGGCAACGTCTGCTCGGTCGCTTCCCACGCGCCGGTGAGCGTGCGCCCCTTGTGCGTGCCTTGGTACTCGCGTGTCTCCAGCGTATTGGTCGCGATCTTGAAGCGGTCACCGCTGAACGGCTGGTCAGCCGTCGTCACGCTGTAGCGAATGCCGTGGGCCTCGAGTCGATCGATCACCGTGGCCATCATGCGCTGCGTCGGTGTGCCGGCCGCTCCACCGCGTGTGCCGCCGACTCCACCAGGCGCGGGTGCCGGCGCTGCCGCTGCGGTGGGTGCCGCCGTCATGGGCACGACCCACGCTCGCGGTGCCAGAGTCGTCTCGGTGGGCTCGGCGGTGCCGTAGAACGGCAGCATTTCGCTCGTCACGTTGGCGTCGCCCAAGCCATCGGGACGCAAGCGATACGGACGGTCGGCGACATACGGATTGCGCACCGAGATGGTGGGCGCGAACACGATCTTCTGCAGTGCCGGTGCCTTCACCAACTGCTGACGCACGGCAAGCTGCTGGCCGATGATCGACTCGGCGTTGGCCTTGGCGACCACGTCGCGCACCGTCTCGCCGTGCGATGCCACGTAGCCGAGCGACTCCTCGAGGAACCAGTACGTCTCGGTGATGCGCGTCTTGAACGACGCGTACGAGTAGGTCTCGGTGAGCAGACCGAGGATATTGCGCACACCGTAATACGTGGACGTGTAGCGCGGCTTCGCGAGCTCGGCGTCGGAACGCCAGGCGCGTTGATCGCCGGTGCCCGACACGCCGCCGTAGTAGAACCAGTCGGAGCCGTGTTTCGCCTTCACGTTCTTCGTGATCTCCGGCAGCAATACGTCGCGCAGCAGGCTCATTTGCGCCTTCGAGTTGTTCGGATTGAGCGAGGTCTCGTACGTCATGTTGAACCCGCTGGTGGAGCTCCCGTCAGTGGTGTGCAGATCCATCGCCACGTGCGGCTGATAGCGTGTGAGCAGCGACGCCATCGAACGCGCTTCGGCGGTTTCCATCTTGGTCCCGTCGCGATTGAGATCGAGGCCCAACGCATTCTCACGCGTGCCCATGCCACCCACCGGGCCCGCCTGCGATCCGCGGTTGGTGACCGCCACGCGTTCATTGCCGTCGGCGTTGTAGATCGGGTTGATCAGCAGCACGGTGGTCTTGAGCCACGCATTGCGCTCGCCCTTCGCGATGGAGCGCAGCAACCAGAGCAGCGCTTCCTTTCCTTCCACTTCACCCGCGTGAATGTTGCCCTGGATGTACACACGGGTCTTGTTGGTCGCGAGCACCTGCGCCGCGGTGGCGCCGGGCGCGCCGATCACGGCGAGCGGCAGCGGCCGTCCTTCGGTGGTGTAGCCGTAGGTGGTGAGATGAATATTCGGATTCACCGCCGCCATCTGCTTCATGTACGCGATGACCTCGTCGTACCGGCTCGTCTCGGCGAAGTCGGTACGCTCAGGTCGCGTGAGCCACTGCGCACCGCCGGTCGCCTTGGTCGCGGTCGCCTTGGCAGGGCCTTGAGCGGCGAGGGCGCGCCCGTCGAGCAGCGCAACGGCAGAGGCGAGGGCGCACAGCGCGCGCGTGGCACGCGAAACGGACAACGGCTTCATCGGACGACTCCAGGGGGAGAGAACATCGGGGTCTGGTGCTGTTGAACGACGGCGAAGGGGGCCACTTCGTTGTGGTCCTGAATCGTGCGGAGCTCGTGCAGCCGCGGTGTGGGGCCGCCGCGCGCGCGCAGCACCACGGCAATGCTGGTCTTGCCCTTCGTCACCGCGTACGGCACGAGGATTTCGACGACGGTGGGCGTAGCGCCTGCCGCCGCGTAGTGCCTGGAGGCGATGAGACTATCCTCCACGACTAGATCGTAGTCGCCCGAGGTGGTGCTCAGGAACGTGCAGGCGATCGTGACGTCCGTATCGTCGAAGGTCGTGAGGGCGTATCGGATCCAGTCGCGAGCCTGCCGGAAGGCGCGGCCGTCGGCCGTGCCGGTGGTGTCCTCATGCGCCGCGTATCCGTGCATCGCTTCACTGCTGGCGTTGCCGGCCTCTACGCGGTCCACCACGCGGCGATCGCGGGCCGAGAAGGGGTTGGCCGACGCGGCCGTCGCGCAGGCCCCCAGAAGGGCTGCCAGGGCCGCCGCGCGGCGGAGCCGGGTGGGTACGTGCGCCGTCATTCTTCGGGAAATGGCACGACATCGAGCCCGGGGCCGGCCGCAGTACGCGACACCGGACCGTCGGTGCTGCCGGCCGCCACGCCGGCACGCGCCTGTGAACCACCGGGCCAGGCGATGGCACTCAAGGCGCATCGCGCGAGATCTATCTCGGGCAGCGGCACATCCTGACGGATTGTGGTGAGCTGCAGCATCAGTCGTAGGTGCTCGTGCTGCCCGGCCAGCTTCGCGGTGTCGTCACGATGACTCACGAACTCGCTGGCCTCGAGGGCCTTCTCGATGGACTGCCAGCGTCGCAGCAGCTTCACCGCGGTGCCTTTCCCCACGCTCTTCACGCCGGGAATGTCGTCGCCCTCTTCGCCGCACAGCGCCTTGAAGGCCGGCAGGTTGGGGGGAAGCACTCCGAACTTGGCCAACACTTCGGCGGCACTCCACGGCTTGATCCGCATGCCGTTCGGTCCTTTTCCGGCACCCACATACGTCGCCACATCGACGCCTTCCGACACGAACTGGAGCAGGTCGGAGTCGTTCGACAGCACGGTTACCCGTGCCTCATCGCGGAAGCGCGCCATGAGCGAGGCCACGCTGTCATCGCCTTCGAACGACGCGACACTCACACTGGCGATGCCGGTCGCTTCCACGCCTTCGCGGATGGGGGTGATGCGGGTGCGCATCGAGCCGGTGCGCCGGTGCTTGTACGTGGGGAACAGGGCATGCCGAAAGGTCGGCCCTTCGTGGTCCCAGGCGGCCACCAGGTGCGTGGCGGCGATATCCATCGCCGCGCCCCGCGCCATCTGGCACCAGAGACGCACGCCGTTCGTGACATCGCCGGCTGCCACGTGAGCAGCGCGGCCGGCCAATGATTGGGCGTCGACGATGAGAAGGTGCGGCAAAGTCATCGGGACAATTTAGCCACGGGCCGGCTCGACGAACGGCGCTTGGAGATACGTCACGCGTCAGAGGTCGCATGACGACGGCCAGCTCCGAGGGCGGGGAGTTTCTCTCTCCCCGCCCTCGTTTCGCACGCCCAGGCGCCTGCGCCGTGGACTACGGGGCCGGTTTCACACCGCTGGTGACCCACGCGGTGAGATCGCCGAAGGCATCGGAGATTTCCGCCGCGTTGACCTTGCAGTGGCCATAGCGATTGATCAAGCGCTGCGACAGAAAATCGGTGGCGCCGGCGGCCGTGACGGCATTTAGCAGTTCGGACTCATGCTGCACCGGCACGGCCGGATCGTACGCGTTGTGCA
This region of Gemmatimonas groenlandica genomic DNA includes:
- a CDS encoding M14 family zinc carboxypeptidase — encoded protein: MKPLSVSRATRALCALASAVALLDGRALAAQGPAKATATKATGGAQWLTRPERTDFAETSRYDEVIAYMKQMAAVNPNIHLTTYGYTTEGRPLPLAVIGAPGATAAQVLATNKTRVYIQGNIHAGEVEGKEALLWLLRSIAKGERNAWLKTTVLLINPIYNADGNERVAVTNRGSQAGPVGGMGTRENALGLDLNRDGTKMETAEARSMASLLTRYQPHVAMDLHTTDGSSTSGFNMTYETSLNPNNSKAQMSLLRDVLLPEITKNVKAKHGSDWFYYGGVSGTGDQRAWRSDAELAKPRYTSTYYGVRNILGLLTETYSYASFKTRITETYWFLEESLGYVASHGETVRDVVAKANAESIIGQQLAVRQQLVKAPALQKIVFAPTISVRNPYVADRPYRLRPDGLGDANVTSEMLPFYGTAEPTETTLAPRAWVVPMTAAPTAAAAPAPAPGGVGGTRGGAAGTPTQRMMATVIDRLEAHGIRYSVTTADQPFSGDRFKIATNTLETREYQGTHKGRTLTGAWEATEQTLPAGSLVIPMDQPLARLTFILMDPRSDDGFMWWNLLDAVLGQSPAPAYFPVLRSMNAVR
- a CDS encoding DUF6805 domain-containing protein, whose amino-acid sequence is MTAHVPTRLRRAAALAALLGACATAASANPFSARDRRVVDRVEAGNASSEAMHGYAAHEDTTGTADGRAFRQARDWIRYALTTFDDTDVTIACTFLSTTSGDYDLVVEDSLIASRHYAAAGATPTVVEILVPYAVTKGKTSIAVVLRARGGPTPRLHELRTIQDHNEVAPFAVVQQHQTPMFSPPGVVR
- a CDS encoding 5'-3' exonuclease produces the protein MTLPHLLIVDAQSLAGRAAHVAAGDVTNGVRLWCQMARGAAMDIAATHLVAAWDHEGPTFRHALFPTYKHRRTGSMRTRITPIREGVEATGIASVSVASFEGDDSVASLMARFRDEARVTVLSNDSDLLQFVSEGVDVATYVGAGKGPNGMRIKPWSAAEVLAKFGVLPPNLPAFKALCGEEGDDIPGVKSVGKGTAVKLLRRWQSIEKALEASEFVSHRDDTAKLAGQHEHLRLMLQLTTIRQDVPLPEIDLARCALSAIAWPGGSQARAGVAAGSTDGPVSRTAAGPGLDVVPFPEE
- a CDS encoding spinster family MFS transporter, yielding MATPSTQSPANAPVNPAEQGSRYRYVVLAMLVLAYTFNFLDRQILGILKEPIKKELGLTDTQLGLMGGLAFAMLYSTLAVPIAWLADRASRTWIMTAALGLWSAFTMACGFATGFWSLFLARVGVGFGEAGGVAPAYSLVSDYFPKEQRARALAAYSFGIPVGSALGILFGGLIAASISWRVAFFIVGGAGVLLAPIFKLVVKDPVRGGLDGATAAAPSIAPPFSNVVATVLPKPTFWLLALGAACSSVCGYGVAFWLPSFFIRSLGLTLVQTSWYYGGINLIGGVAGIWLGGAFADRFAKKNRAAYALTPAVCFLVALPFAYAAMNTTSLVWAFVLFLVPTGLNLAWLGPVIGAVQHLAPANMRTTTNSLFLLINNLLGIAVGLWIFGYLSDLLAPRYGTESMRYALYYGAGFYVMASLLLWLASRRLAADWVEA